Proteins from one Candidatus Saccharimonadales bacterium genomic window:
- a CDS encoding excinuclease ABC subunit UvrA, translating into MQEYIEIKGARENNLKNVSIRIPKRKITVFTGISGSGKSSLVFDTVAAEAQRLLNENFSMFVRNFLPHMTQPHVDEIKNLSMAVIVDQKRLGGGSHSTVGTVTDIATALRLMFSRVGVPSIGYANLFSFNDPNGMCPECNGMGRKMTMDRELVLDLAKSINIGAIRLPGYEPGNLWGYSVLEAANIDMTKKLESFTEDEMHELLHGQPRKVKVNGINLTFEGIESVFIKKYILRDLKTMSERTQKTYAPFITMGACTLCHGARLSQKALSVKVGGHTIAELSSMQVDALLEVIKSIQTPEAAAIVTSLHDRISNLVDIGLGYLSLDRVTDTLSGGESQRVKMVKHLNGSLVDVMYIFDEPSVGLHPRDVHRLNELLQRLRDNGNTVIVVEHDPDVIMGADYIVDVGPGAGSKGGEIAFEGTYQNLLKTDTLTGRHLKDTSPIKNEFRKATGILEIRDAHVNNLHHVNVDIPTGIFTVVTGVAGSGKSSLINQVFLRQHPEAIIVDQSPIGTSNRSNPATYTGIMDVIRKAFSVANKVDIALFSFNSKGACDNCKGAGFVTTDLAFLDDAKLPCEICEGKRFKPEVLEYTLSGKNISEVLNLTVAQSIDFFDLKEIAQKLAALNDVGLDYLTLGQPLSSLSGGECQRLKLASELHKKGSIYVLDEPTTGLHMSDISRLHAIINRLVDAKNTVITIEHNLEIIRQADWIIDLGPEGGNAGGTIMFEGTPAELVKNKKALIASYL; encoded by the coding sequence ATGCAAGAATATATTGAAATTAAGGGTGCTCGTGAGAATAATCTAAAGAACGTATCAATACGTATTCCTAAACGCAAAATTACAGTTTTTACGGGCATATCAGGTTCAGGTAAATCATCTCTCGTATTTGATACGGTCGCAGCCGAAGCCCAGCGTCTCCTTAATGAAAATTTCAGTATGTTTGTCCGTAATTTTTTGCCACATATGACACAGCCACATGTTGATGAAATTAAAAACCTAAGCATGGCTGTTATTGTCGATCAAAAACGACTTGGAGGTGGCTCGCACTCAACCGTAGGAACTGTCACAGATATTGCTACTGCCCTGCGGCTCATGTTTTCACGCGTCGGCGTACCATCTATCGGCTACGCTAACCTTTTTTCGTTTAATGACCCTAACGGTATGTGTCCAGAATGTAATGGTATGGGCCGTAAAATGACAATGGACCGTGAGCTCGTTCTTGATCTTGCTAAATCCATCAATATTGGAGCAATTAGACTTCCCGGCTATGAGCCAGGGAATCTTTGGGGATATAGTGTTCTTGAAGCTGCAAATATTGATATGACCAAGAAACTTGAGAGTTTTACTGAAGATGAGATGCATGAACTTCTCCATGGTCAGCCACGAAAAGTAAAGGTCAATGGTATTAACCTCACGTTCGAGGGTATTGAAAGTGTCTTTATAAAGAAATATATTCTACGCGATCTAAAGACAATGTCAGAACGTACTCAAAAAACATACGCACCATTTATCACAATGGGCGCCTGTACCTTATGTCATGGCGCACGTCTTAGTCAAAAAGCTCTATCTGTTAAGGTCGGTGGTCATACCATTGCAGAGCTATCATCGATGCAAGTTGATGCACTCCTCGAAGTAATCAAATCAATACAAACACCTGAGGCAGCGGCTATTGTCACATCTCTTCATGACCGTATATCTAATCTTGTAGATATTGGCCTTGGCTACCTCAGCCTTGACCGCGTCACGGATACTCTGTCCGGTGGTGAATCTCAGCGTGTCAAAATGGTGAAGCACCTAAACGGTAGTCTTGTCGATGTTATGTATATATTCGATGAACCAAGTGTTGGTCTTCATCCCCGTGATGTCCACCGACTGAACGAGCTACTCCAGAGACTACGCGATAATGGTAATACTGTCATCGTAGTTGAACATGATCCTGATGTTATTATGGGAGCTGATTATATTGTTGATGTTGGTCCAGGGGCTGGAAGTAAGGGTGGTGAAATCGCATTTGAAGGAACATATCAGAACCTACTTAAGACGGATACACTGACTGGTCGTCATTTAAAAGATACATCGCCAATTAAAAATGAGTTCCGAAAAGCAACTGGCATACTTGAAATTCGTGACGCGCATGTTAATAACCTACATCATGTGAATGTTGATATTCCAACCGGGATCTTTACCGTTGTAACTGGCGTCGCTGGCTCTGGCAAAAGTTCACTGATTAACCAAGTATTTCTCCGTCAACACCCAGAGGCGATCATTGTTGACCAGTCGCCTATTGGCACATCAAACAGATCAAACCCTGCGACATATACCGGTATTATGGATGTTATTCGTAAAGCTTTTTCAGTAGCAAATAAAGTTGACATTGCTCTTTTCAGCTTCAACTCTAAGGGTGCCTGTGATAATTGCAAGGGAGCTGGGTTTGTTACTACTGACCTTGCATTTCTTGATGATGCAAAACTGCCCTGCGAAATTTGTGAAGGCAAACGCTTCAAACCTGAAGTTTTAGAGTATACGCTTAGTGGCAAAAACATTTCAGAAGTATTGAATCTCACTGTTGCACAGTCCATAGATTTTTTTGATCTAAAAGAGATAGCCCAAAAACTTGCAGCGTTAAATGATGTGGGACTCGACTACTTAACACTTGGGCAGCCGCTCAGCTCTCTTTCTGGCGGAGAATGCCAACGCCTCAAACTTGCGAGCGAACTTCACAAAAAAGGTAGCATTTATGTTCTCGATGAACCGACGACAGGACTTCACATGTCTGACATATCACGTCTGCACGCAATCATTAATCGTCTTGTGGATGCTAAAAACACCGTCATTACTATTGAGCATAACCTCGAAATTATACGGCAAGCTGATTGGATTATTGATCTAGGACCAGAGGGTGGTAACGCTGGAGGTACTATCATGTTTGAAGGTACTCCAGCGGAACTTGTCAAAAACAAGAAGGCTTTGATAGCAAGCTACCTGTAA
- a CDS encoding FAD-dependent oxidoreductase, with product MITNNQHIKLVVKNLQCEVLDYWSIVFLRPPGFLFEAGDWIDLNFINGPLKGGKTYSISSSPTELDIVITFREGLSELKRALQKIKPGDEIYISQYGNDYDFQLKNNRSNVLIAGGVGIAPFRSMLKEMYDNNSRNDVSLIYLNQNETFLFEDEINNCSAKLPNIRVTYINTIDINRKKRENIIRSLVKDTSQNFYVSGPPTMVESNEHLLIDMGVPIRKIRIDSFGGY from the coding sequence ATGATCACGAATAATCAACACATAAAACTAGTCGTTAAAAATCTTCAATGTGAAGTTCTCGATTATTGGAGTATTGTTTTCCTGAGACCTCCTGGGTTTCTTTTTGAAGCGGGAGACTGGATTGATCTAAATTTTATCAATGGTCCTTTAAAAGGTGGCAAGACATATTCAATCTCTTCATCACCAACTGAGCTTGATATAGTCATTACATTTCGTGAAGGCTTAAGTGAGCTGAAACGTGCATTACAAAAAATTAAACCCGGTGATGAAATTTATATTTCGCAGTATGGTAATGACTATGATTTCCAGCTCAAAAATAACCGTTCCAACGTACTAATTGCAGGCGGCGTGGGTATTGCACCGTTTCGAAGCATGCTTAAAGAAATGTACGATAATAATAGTAGGAATGATGTCTCATTGATTTATTTGAACCAAAACGAAACATTTCTATTTGAAGATGAGATCAATAACTGTTCTGCTAAACTTCCAAATATTCGTGTGACATATATAAATACGATAGATATAAATAGAAAAAAGAGAGAAAATATCATACGATCTTTAGTTAAAGATACATCACAGAACTTTTACGTATCTGGTCCACCGACAATGGTTGAGTCAAACGAGCATCTACTTATTGATATGGGGGTCCCGATTCGTAAGATACGAATCGATAGCTTTGGTGGATATTAA
- a CDS encoding MFS transporter, translating into MSINKKRNLWIIIGITILYSIGMTIVLPLFPFLLGEYVESKNIAVVMGALVAVFAIAQFFAAPIFGALSDRFGRKPVLLFSLLGSAVGFVLLGIGGALWVLFLGRIIDGLTAGDQGSLFAYVTDSTEPHERGKWFGYLGGAIGIGFMIGPAIGGILGSISITLPFFATAGITVLSMIIISVFLKESLLPEKRAKNLTVHSFNTFLHFKEVFSMKDAQSLLIMGAFFYVGLNIWQFNASIFFKDVFTWGPSFIGGVFVLVGICDVLSRVIVLPLLLKIWSERKIGIVGLCGLIIGLGLIFLSAFLPSLFIIIAAIAFIVLGEGLFDPSYNARLSLSVSEAKQGLLQGTNQSLQALYHVIVPLGAAAIYTYSHSTVFGLASLFMIIGLILFIKLKAAPVVATS; encoded by the coding sequence ATGTCTATAAATAAAAAAAGAAATCTTTGGATTATTATTGGGATCACAATTCTATACTCGATTGGAATGACGATTGTTCTTCCTCTTTTTCCATTTTTACTGGGTGAATATGTAGAGTCTAAGAACATAGCAGTCGTAATGGGGGCACTTGTTGCGGTATTTGCTATCGCGCAGTTCTTTGCTGCGCCCATCTTTGGTGCGTTAAGCGACAGATTTGGGCGAAAGCCAGTTCTACTTTTTAGCCTGCTTGGATCGGCTGTTGGGTTTGTACTACTAGGTATCGGTGGCGCGCTGTGGGTTCTATTTCTTGGACGAATAATCGATGGACTAACGGCTGGTGATCAAGGCTCTTTATTCGCCTATGTAACCGACAGTACTGAGCCCCATGAACGTGGTAAATGGTTTGGATATCTAGGCGGTGCAATTGGAATTGGTTTTATGATAGGCCCTGCAATCGGAGGAATTTTGGGATCTATCTCAATAACTCTTCCCTTCTTTGCGACTGCTGGCATCACTGTTCTTTCAATGATTATTATTTCGGTATTTTTAAAAGAATCACTCTTGCCCGAAAAGCGAGCGAAGAACTTAACGGTTCATAGTTTTAATACCTTTTTACATTTCAAAGAAGTCTTCTCAATGAAAGATGCCCAATCACTCCTTATCATGGGTGCATTCTTCTACGTTGGTTTAAATATATGGCAATTCAATGCAAGCATTTTCTTCAAAGATGTTTTTACGTGGGGTCCATCATTTATTGGTGGAGTTTTCGTACTGGTGGGTATTTGCGATGTACTATCGCGAGTTATAGTCCTTCCACTGCTCTTAAAGATATGGAGTGAACGAAAAATTGGGATAGTTGGCTTATGCGGTCTGATCATAGGGCTGGGACTGATATTCTTAAGTGCGTTCCTGCCTTCGCTATTTATAATCATTGCGGCTATTGCGTTTATTGTTCTGGGAGAAGGTTTATTTGATCCATCATATAACGCTCGCTTATCACTATCTGTCAGTGAAGCAAAGCAAGGACTACTTCAGGGTACGAATCAAAGCTTGCAGGCCCTGTATCACGTCATCGTTCCACTTGGTGCTGCCGCTATATATACCTATAGCCATAGTACTGTGTTCGGCCTCGCGTCGTTATTTATGATCATTGGACTAATATTATTCATAAAGCTCAAAGCAGCTCCTGTAGTAGCTACATCATAG
- a CDS encoding polyprenyl synthetase family protein has product MKKISIEMSQNILLDQTINSFFERSIEYATRLDPSYRQLWEVLYGLIRSGGKRLRPKMTLMAYDAFGGTETNKIVPIAAAQELLHFSLLIHDDVIDRDYVRYGVSNIAGRYKIAYSQYITLAEDQTHYAHSAAILAGDLMLSGAHQLIASSELNDQQKMVAQRYLSTSVFEVACGELLDTELSFTPYTSGDALKVAKYKTASYSFVSPLLTGASLAGIDHHKAEALRSFGESLGIAYQLVDDLLGVFGSESEIGKSTSSDIIEGKRTYMVEFALTSLTENEKSVFMHAFGNSNVTALEVENIRQLLEKSGARSATEQKIDEYVKSALDSLAQLELEQHHYDKFASFVNKVIERSS; this is encoded by the coding sequence GTGAAAAAAATATCGATAGAGATGAGTCAAAATATCTTACTTGATCAGACTATTAATAGTTTTTTCGAAAGATCGATTGAATATGCGACACGCCTTGACCCTTCTTATCGCCAACTTTGGGAAGTTCTGTATGGTTTAATTCGTTCCGGTGGTAAAAGGCTTCGTCCAAAAATGACTCTAATGGCATATGATGCATTCGGAGGCACTGAAACAAACAAAATAGTTCCAATCGCGGCTGCACAGGAACTTTTGCATTTTTCGCTACTGATTCACGATGATGTTATTGACCGTGATTATGTACGTTATGGCGTATCCAACATTGCTGGCCGCTATAAAATCGCATATTCACAGTATATTACTTTAGCCGAAGATCAGACGCATTACGCACACAGCGCTGCAATATTAGCTGGAGATTTAATGTTGTCTGGTGCTCACCAATTGATTGCTTCTAGTGAGTTGAATGATCAACAGAAGATGGTAGCACAAAGGTATTTATCAACAAGTGTGTTTGAGGTTGCCTGCGGTGAGTTACTGGATACTGAACTTAGCTTTACTCCATATACCAGCGGAGACGCGCTTAAGGTCGCGAAATACAAAACAGCAAGTTACTCATTCGTATCTCCATTATTGACGGGCGCTTCTCTCGCGGGTATCGACCATCACAAGGCAGAAGCGCTGCGATCATTTGGTGAGTCACTCGGTATTGCTTATCAATTAGTAGATGATTTGCTTGGTGTATTTGGTAGCGAAAGTGAAATTGGAAAATCAACTTCAAGCGATATTATAGAGGGCAAGCGTACGTATATGGTCGAGTTTGCGCTCACATCACTCACAGAGAATGAAAAGTCTGTTTTCATGCATGCATTCGGCAATTCAAATGTAACCGCACTTGAAGTTGAGAACATTAGACAGTTACTCGAGAAATCTGGCGCAAGATCCGCTACTGAGCAAAAAATTGACGAATATGTGAAAAGTGCCTTAGACTCTCTTGCTCAACTTGAACTTGAGCAGCATCACTACGATAAATTCGCAAGCTTTGTAAATAAAGTTATTGAGAGGTCATCATAA
- a CDS encoding squalene/phytoene synthase family protein, with product MDLYDQVAYENSRHLTLRYSTSFGISSRFFSKSIKDHIYAIYALVRIADEIVDTYAGIHGPKLLNELEERIYETLQTGYDTNLVIHAFCKTATVYGIDRTLIKPFFDSMRMDLTPQLYKSVNYTKYIHGSAEVIGLMCLRVFLDGNSISYNELMPGATALGSAYQKVNFLRDLSTDYKELGRIYFPQVTYDTFNEKQKQIIILDIKNDFSKAILAINKLPNSSKRATLISYVYYSELLKKLERTSAETIKHNRVRITSIRKLILMIKTVLFGVFKK from the coding sequence ATGGATTTGTACGACCAAGTCGCCTATGAAAATAGTCGCCATTTAACACTAAGATATTCAACATCATTCGGTATAAGTAGCCGTTTTTTTAGTAAATCTATAAAAGATCATATCTATGCAATCTATGCGCTTGTCCGTATTGCTGACGAAATCGTTGATACATATGCAGGTATTCATGGGCCAAAACTCTTGAATGAGCTTGAAGAGCGAATATATGAAACACTGCAGACTGGATATGACACCAATCTTGTTATTCACGCATTTTGCAAGACTGCAACAGTATATGGCATTGATAGAACCCTAATTAAACCTTTTTTTGACAGCATGCGTATGGATTTAACACCTCAGTTGTATAAAAGTGTGAATTACACTAAATATATTCATGGATCTGCTGAAGTTATTGGGCTGATGTGTCTCAGGGTATTTTTAGATGGTAATAGCATTAGTTATAATGAACTTATGCCGGGAGCTACTGCACTTGGTTCAGCATATCAAAAAGTCAATTTTCTTCGTGACCTCTCTACTGACTATAAAGAACTTGGACGTATTTATTTTCCACAGGTGACTTATGATACCTTTAATGAAAAGCAAAAGCAGATTATTATTCTTGATATTAAAAATGATTTTTCAAAAGCAATTTTAGCTATTAATAAACTGCCTAACTCAAGTAAAAGGGCAACATTAATCAGCTATGTATATTACTCTGAACTTCTTAAAAAACTTGAACGTACTTCTGCTGAAACGATCAAGCACAACAGAGTCCGTATTACTTCCATACGTAAATTGATACTAATGATTAAAACAGTATTGTTTGGAGTATTTAAAAAATGA
- the crtI gene encoding phytoene desaturase family protein, producing MSQKVIIIGAGIGGIATANLLAKAGYDVAIYEKNSQPGGRAGKMIVDGFTFDTGPSWYLMPEVFAHYFSLFEKSIEEELDLVRLSPAYKVFFENNTPITITGDSKTDTETFETIEAGAGAKLSTYIDKSNDIYQLSLKHFLYTNFSSYRDFMKPDILQKSHVMAGLAITPIDKYVSRFVSDQRLRQILEYPMVFLGSSPFSAPAIYSLMSALDFREGVFYPRGGLYTIIEHLVSIGKKLDVTYHYDSPVKQIKVSHQAAAGVILSDGTHVDADIVISNADLHFTETQLLQPKYQSYPARYWNKKESAPSALLMYLGLKGELSELEHHNLFFVDDWKQNFEDIFGNKKLPYPASLYICKPSATDTSVAPKGYENVFVLVPLPSGVSVAKKDMDGLADKYLSLIEKITGVSDLRSRIVVKKLFGPNDFVNKFNAWQGTALGPSHILRQSAMFRTPNKSRKLKNLYYVGGSTAPGIGLPMCLIGAELIYKRLAGDKIGGPIKSVINFVGKVK from the coding sequence ATGAGTCAAAAAGTTATTATTATAGGCGCCGGTATTGGAGGTATTGCAACGGCTAATTTATTAGCAAAGGCAGGCTACGACGTAGCTATTTATGAAAAAAACTCTCAGCCTGGTGGCAGAGCTGGAAAAATGATTGTAGACGGTTTTACGTTTGACACCGGACCATCCTGGTATTTAATGCCAGAGGTTTTTGCGCATTATTTTTCACTATTTGAAAAGTCAATTGAAGAGGAATTAGACTTAGTACGGCTTTCTCCCGCATATAAAGTTTTTTTTGAAAACAATACACCGATCACTATTACAGGTGATAGTAAAACAGATACTGAAACGTTTGAAACAATTGAGGCTGGAGCTGGTGCTAAACTAAGCACCTATATTGATAAAAGTAATGACATTTATCAACTTTCGCTAAAACATTTTTTGTATACTAACTTTTCATCATATCGAGATTTTATGAAACCAGATATTTTACAAAAAAGTCACGTGATGGCAGGACTTGCTATTACTCCAATCGATAAATATGTTAGTAGATTTGTGAGTGATCAACGACTTAGGCAGATATTAGAATACCCAATGGTTTTTTTGGGTTCGTCACCATTTTCAGCACCGGCTATCTATAGTCTTATGAGCGCACTTGATTTTCGCGAGGGAGTATTTTATCCACGTGGCGGGCTATACACTATAATCGAGCATCTTGTTTCAATCGGTAAAAAGCTTGATGTTACATATCATTATGATTCACCAGTAAAACAGATTAAAGTAAGTCATCAAGCAGCAGCTGGTGTTATTCTGAGCGATGGAACACATGTAGATGCAGACATTGTTATATCTAATGCTGATTTACACTTTACGGAAACACAGCTCCTTCAGCCAAAGTATCAGTCTTATCCAGCCCGATATTGGAATAAAAAAGAATCAGCACCGAGTGCTTTATTGATGTATCTTGGTTTGAAGGGTGAGCTATCTGAACTTGAACATCATAATTTGTTTTTTGTTGATGATTGGAAACAAAATTTTGAAGATATTTTTGGGAATAAAAAATTGCCTTATCCAGCTTCTCTATATATTTGTAAGCCAAGTGCAACCGATACATCGGTTGCACCAAAAGGTTATGAAAATGTATTTGTATTAGTGCCACTTCCTTCAGGAGTATCTGTCGCAAAAAAAGATATGGATGGACTCGCTGATAAATACTTATCGCTGATTGAAAAAATTACTGGTGTCTCGGATTTACGCAGTCGTATAGTAGTTAAAAAATTATTTGGTCCAAATGATTTTGTTAATAAGTTTAATGCATGGCAGGGTACTGCGCTCGGTCCATCGCACATACTGCGTCAAAGTGCAATGTTCCGTACACCAAATAAAAGTCGCAAGCTCAAAAACCTGTATTATGTAGGCGGCTCAACGGCACCTGGTATAGGCTTACCGATGTGCCTCATTGGTGCGGAGCTAATTTATAAAAGACTGGCGGGTGATAAAATCGGTGGTCCAATCAAAAGTGTCATAAATTTTGTTGGAAAAGTTAAATGA
- a CDS encoding lycopene cyclase domain-containing protein has protein sequence MIGFTYLTFLVFGIVGVSFIDRRYKLAYWCDRAQTLRTLAICIGVFIVWDVLGIALGIFFHGNSNLSLPVRLLPEFPIEELFFLTLLCYSTLVIYQGISRKW, from the coding sequence ATGATAGGATTTACTTATTTAACTTTTTTAGTGTTTGGAATAGTTGGCGTCAGCTTTATTGATCGCCGTTATAAATTAGCATATTGGTGCGATCGTGCGCAGACACTCAGAACATTAGCGATTTGCATAGGTGTTTTTATTGTCTGGGATGTTCTAGGCATTGCACTTGGTATATTTTTTCATGGAAATAGTAATCTAAGCTTACCGGTCCGCTTGTTGCCGGAATTTCCAATTGAAGAGTTGTTTTTCTTAACGCTTCTTTGTTACAGTACATTAGTAATTTATCAGGGAATATCAAGAAAATGGTAA
- a CDS encoding lycopene cyclase domain-containing protein, with the protein MVTYLVLNIVFILVICILARVKIRRPFKAIIFTMIALLILTALFDNLIVGFSIVNYDNNKILGIRIGEAPIEDFAYAFLAVILVPFIWLRLGKKNV; encoded by the coding sequence ATGGTAACATACTTAGTTCTCAACATAGTATTTATACTAGTCATTTGTATTTTGGCTCGAGTCAAAATACGCCGCCCATTTAAAGCAATAATATTCACGATGATTGCATTGCTGATTTTGACGGCTTTATTTGACAATTTAATCGTGGGCTTTTCAATTGTTAATTATGATAATAACAAGATACTTGGCATTCGGATCGGAGAAGCACCTATAGAAGACTTTGCTTATGCATTCCTAGCTGTCATACTCGTGCCATTCATATGGTTACGGCTTGGTAAAAAGAATGTTTAG
- a CDS encoding prenyltransferase has product MFSNIKKLFFIARPVSWPNTAYPFAAAYLVTGGTISPVFWIATLYFLIPYNLLMYGVNDVFDYESDILNPRKGGIEGAVEQKAFHPIILWATIITNVPFIIYLLFIGALLSNVVILLLIFFVLAYSIAGLRFKEIPILDSVTSSIHFVGPMIYAMVLTGFMTNYIAYVVAFFLWGMASHAFGAVQDIIPDRAGKLASIATVFGAKATTLIVLALYMSASLIIIMQPWPSPIIGLIGLIYVFNILPYINITDKTSNRANKAWRRFIWLNLFSGFVITLFFIVEFI; this is encoded by the coding sequence ATGTTTAGTAATATAAAGAAATTATTTTTTATCGCACGACCAGTTTCATGGCCGAATACAGCATACCCATTTGCGGCAGCCTACTTAGTCACAGGCGGTACAATTAGTCCAGTATTTTGGATCGCAACATTGTATTTCTTAATACCATATAACTTACTTATGTACGGAGTGAATGATGTATTCGACTATGAATCAGATATTCTTAACCCACGTAAGGGTGGCATAGAGGGCGCCGTCGAGCAAAAAGCGTTCCATCCAATTATATTGTGGGCGACAATAATCACTAATGTACCTTTTATCATCTATCTGCTCTTCATCGGAGCGCTTTTGTCGAATGTCGTTATTTTGCTACTCATATTCTTTGTACTTGCGTACTCTATTGCTGGTTTACGATTCAAAGAAATTCCCATTTTAGATTCTGTCACTAGTAGTATTCACTTTGTAGGTCCTATGATTTATGCCATGGTCTTAACTGGTTTTATGACAAATTATATCGCTTACGTAGTGGCATTCTTTTTATGGGGGATGGCTAGTCACGCGTTTGGAGCTGTACAGGATATTATCCCTGATCGCGCAGGTAAGCTTGCATCAATCGCAACTGTCTTCGGAGCCAAGGCAACCACGCTCATCGTGCTAGCTCTCTACATGTCTGCAAGCTTGATTATTATCATGCAACCTTGGCCATCCCCAATTATTGGATTAATAGGACTTATCTATGTGTTTAATATTTTACCTTACATCAACATAACTGACAAAACATCAAACCGTGCGAATAAAGCTTGGCGTCGCTTTATCTGGTTAAATCTATTTTCAGGGTTTGTAATTACATTGTTTTTCATAGTAGAGTTCATTTAG
- a CDS encoding RNA polymerase sigma factor — translation MSMMEEKDCIAQILLGDTERYRELVERYQTGLIIHCENILKDRQDGEDIAQEAFIKAYKKLYGFEANKASFSTWLYRIATNLCIDSLRKNKRKVHVKDIEFHLEAMLPKHIEQEEIDHIRKIVTELEPPKYAEIVKAYFWEGKSYRELAESYDTNTSTISTWMSRAKLQLKEKLV, via the coding sequence ATGAGCATGATGGAAGAAAAAGATTGCATAGCTCAAATACTATTAGGTGATACCGAACGATATCGTGAACTTGTAGAGCGATACCAAACAGGTCTCATTATTCATTGTGAGAATATTCTCAAAGATCGCCAAGACGGCGAAGATATAGCTCAAGAAGCATTTATTAAAGCGTATAAGAAATTGTATGGATTTGAAGCAAATAAAGCGAGCTTTTCTACATGGCTGTACCGCATAGCTACAAACCTATGCATCGACTCGCTCCGAAAGAACAAACGAAAAGTACACGTTAAAGACATAGAGTTTCACCTTGAAGCTATGCTTCCAAAGCATATTGAGCAAGAAGAAATTGATCACATACGTAAAATTGTTACAGAACTCGAACCACCAAAATATGCGGAAATTGTCAAAGCTTACTTCTGGGAAGGCAAAAGCTATCGAGAACTTGCAGAGTCATACGATACGAACACCAGTACAATTAGTACGTGGATGAGCCGTGCAAAATTGCAGTTGAAGGAGAAGCTTGTATGA
- a CDS encoding RNA polymerase sigma factor has protein sequence MKEKLIITRVLEGETDSYRELVERYQTGLIIHCENILNDRQDGEDMAQEAFIKAFKSLKTFSSEKARFSTWLYRIASNLCVDFLRKNKKVFNVEDIERYTQAIDPAYIEMDEIEKVRMLVEQLEPPKYAEVIKAYFWEGKSYQEIAAIFNTTTNTIGSWINRAKSQLRKELS, from the coding sequence GTGAAAGAAAAATTAATTATTACAAGAGTGCTCGAAGGCGAAACTGATTCATATCGGGAGCTTGTTGAGCGCTACCAAACCGGCCTAATTATTCATTGCGAAAATATACTCAACGATAGGCAGGATGGTGAGGACATGGCGCAAGAAGCATTCATCAAGGCATTTAAAAGTTTGAAAACATTTTCGAGTGAAAAAGCGCGATTTTCTACATGGCTCTACAGAATTGCTAGCAATCTTTGTGTCGACTTTTTACGAAAAAATAAGAAAGTTTTTAACGTAGAAGATATTGAGCGATACACCCAAGCAATCGACCCGGCTTATATTGAGATGGATGAAATCGAGAAAGTTCGTATGCTTGTCGAACAACTTGAGCCTCCTAAATACGCCGAGGTTATTAAAGCTTATTTCTGGGAAGGTAAAAGCTACCAGGAGATAGCAGCCATTTTCAATACAACGACAAACACAATCGGCTCTTGGATTAATCGAGCAAAATCACAGCTCAGGAAGGAACTATCATGA
- a CDS encoding YbaK/EbsC family protein: protein MTILHEKVANTVTLNNLEVEEIACDPDFADTAVFSEKYGFTIEQGANTIIVASRKIEPTRYAVCVVLASTRLDVNKAVTKLMEVKKASFADAEVTRQLSEMEIGGVTAVGIDNIPIYVDGAVFGQLKVVMGGGNRSSKILLNPNELLKLSNVRRVEGLAKPVV, encoded by the coding sequence ATGACGATACTACATGAAAAAGTTGCTAATACTGTGACTCTCAATAATCTTGAGGTTGAGGAAATTGCTTGCGATCCTGACTTTGCTGATACGGCTGTATTCTCGGAAAAATATGGCTTCACCATCGAGCAAGGTGCCAACACAATAATCGTTGCATCGAGAAAAATAGAGCCCACTCGATATGCAGTATGTGTAGTGCTAGCCTCAACTCGATTAGACGTAAATAAAGCAGTTACAAAACTGATGGAAGTTAAGAAGGCGTCCTTTGCTGATGCTGAAGTTACGCGACAGCTTTCAGAAATGGAAATTGGTGGGGTGACAGCAGTAGGAATAGATAACATTCCGATATACGTTGATGGTGCAGTGTTTGGTCAGCTAAAAGTAGTCATGGGCGGCGGAAATCGTAGTAGCAAGATATTGCTCAACCCAAATGAACTACTAAAACTATCAAATGTAAGAAGGGTCGAAGGTCTAGCTAAGCCGGTTGTATAG